A DNA window from Methylocystis heyeri contains the following coding sequences:
- the bioB gene encoding biotin synthase BioB encodes MNAPADFTLRHDWTVEEIVAIHDAPLLELVARASAVHRRHFDPNDVQKAALLSIKTGGCPEDCSYCPQSAHHREVKLDRVELMSVDDVLGAAKTAREAGADRFCMGAAWRSAPEGARFDAVLQMVRGVRELGMEACVTLGMLNRSQADRLVEAGLTAYNHNLDTGPEFYGEIISTRSYQDRLETLKAVRGAGIEMCCGGIIGMGESVKDRAGMLQTLASFDPHPESVPINTLVAVEGTPLAQQEPVDALDLVRMIAATRIVMPKSRVRLSAGRSFLSREAQILCLVAGANSIFYGEKLLTTGNAGVTEDDALFSALAERKGASGCSQGRN; translated from the coding sequence ATGAACGCCCCCGCCGACTTCACGCTGCGACACGACTGGACCGTGGAGGAGATCGTGGCCATCCACGACGCCCCGCTGCTGGAGCTGGTCGCCCGCGCGAGCGCCGTCCATCGCCGTCATTTCGATCCCAACGACGTGCAGAAGGCCGCACTGCTCTCGATCAAGACCGGCGGCTGTCCCGAGGACTGCTCCTATTGTCCGCAGTCCGCGCATCATCGCGAGGTGAAGCTCGACCGCGTCGAGCTGATGAGCGTCGACGATGTGCTCGGCGCCGCAAAGACGGCGCGCGAAGCGGGCGCCGACCGCTTCTGCATGGGCGCGGCCTGGCGCTCCGCGCCGGAGGGAGCGCGTTTCGACGCCGTTCTGCAGATGGTCCGCGGCGTGCGCGAGCTCGGCATGGAGGCATGCGTCACTCTCGGGATGCTCAACCGCTCCCAGGCGGACCGGCTCGTGGAGGCGGGACTTACGGCCTATAATCACAATCTCGACACCGGACCGGAGTTCTACGGCGAGATCATCTCCACGCGCAGCTATCAGGATCGCCTGGAAACGCTCAAAGCCGTGCGCGGCGCCGGCATCGAGATGTGCTGCGGCGGCATCATAGGCATGGGCGAAAGCGTGAAGGACCGCGCCGGCATGCTCCAGACGCTCGCGAGCTTCGACCCCCATCCCGAAAGCGTTCCGATAAACACTCTGGTCGCGGTCGAAGGCACGCCGCTCGCGCAACAGGAGCCGGTCGACGCGCTCGATCTCGTGCGCATGATCGCCGCGACCCGGATCGTAATGCCGAAATCGCGCGTGCGTCTTTCCGCAGGACGCTCCTTCCTTTCCCGCGAGGCTCAGATCCTGTGCCTCGTCGCCGGCGCCAATTCCATTTTCTATGGCGAGAAGCTTCTCACCACCGGAAACGCCGGCGTGACCGAGGACGACGCGCTCTTTTCGGCTCTCGCGGAACGCAAGGGCGCGTCGGGCTGCTCGCAGGGCCGGAACTGA
- a CDS encoding PTS sugar transporter subunit IIA: protein MHDANEIILFSALGVAFAAGLIVLARWAHKKVFHFAAYALLAVSFLYVGFAMRSDAPGTWTGIELTGVAIYGSLAGLSFVASPWFAVAGLLLHPFWAISFHYLGTGAAFTAAPFALANAGFDVALGLWAAFEIWKSDAGEKTKPDAGAPKLKKGRAQ from the coding sequence ATGCATGACGCTAACGAAATCATCCTTTTCTCGGCCCTCGGCGTCGCTTTTGCGGCCGGACTCATCGTGCTGGCCCGCTGGGCGCACAAAAAAGTCTTCCATTTCGCGGCCTACGCCCTGCTCGCTGTTTCTTTTCTCTATGTCGGCTTCGCCATGCGCTCGGACGCTCCCGGCACATGGACGGGCATAGAGCTGACCGGCGTCGCAATATACGGATCGCTGGCCGGCCTCTCCTTCGTCGCCTCGCCCTGGTTCGCTGTCGCCGGGCTGCTGCTTCATCCCTTCTGGGCGATTTCCTTCCATTACCTCGGGACGGGCGCCGCCTTCACCGCCGCTCCCTTCGCTCTCGCCAACGCCGGCTTCGACGTCGCCCTGGGGCTCTGGGCCGCCTTTGAAATCTGGAAGTCGGACGCTGGAGAGAAGACGAAGCCGGACGCCGGCGCCCCCAAGCTCAAAAAAGGCCGCGCACAATGA